In one Cellulomonas sp. JZ18 genomic region, the following are encoded:
- the treY gene encoding malto-oligosyltrehalose synthase, with translation MTETWTTPERRLVRAPHKVPVSTYRVQLGADLTFDDVAARVPYYASLGVTHVYLSPVLTAAPGSTHGYDVVDHDEVSPVLGGEDGLRRLADVAHEAGLGLVLDIVPNHMAVPTPVWHNRALWSVLTHGPESPYAAWFDVDWSSGDGAVLMPVLGDRIGAVLARDELRLVEEDVPGVGTTWVLRYHDHVFPVRAGTEALPLGELVERQHYRLAYWKVADEELNYRRFFDVGTLVAIRVEEPEVFDATHALVLRLLRDGVIDGLRIDHPDGLADPSGYLARLREATDGAWVVVEKILAGEEELPGDWDTAGSTGYEALWRIQQTFTDPGGAARLGALMHRYTGDEPDAFERLVDEAKRQIVDGPLYAEVHRLTTIAAEICHEDLRLRDHTWRSIEECLVELLVAFDRYRAYVVPGEAPSHEQVAVLQAAAGRARRRLPAERHETMSVLVDLLLGREVGSAGRTRDPRRDELVVRFQQTCGAVMAKGVEDTAFYRWTHLVALCEVGGEPDRFAFTPTDLAAWASRAQVATPLGMTTLSTHDTKRGEDTRARIGVLSELPTEWAALVDDLRRATAGYRGALLDGRTEYLLWQTLVGTWDGQAPIEEQRLVDYLTKAIREAKSRTSWTAPDTAYEEAVLGTATRAVADPAVLELLAAWDARTHEAVRAATLGTKLVQLTLPGIADVYQGTEVPVLSLVDPDNRRPVDADALAARLHRLDGGAGARSLADEKMLVTSRAVRLRRDLPEAFVGPDAGFVPLPHSSGHTLTYARTVAGQPRVAVVATRLAAAVERLGGWADHTVALPEGTWHDVLTDRSVTGGVQPVAELLERLPVALLVHEEH, from the coding sequence GTGACCGAGACCTGGACCACGCCCGAGCGCCGTCTCGTCCGGGCGCCGCACAAGGTCCCCGTCTCGACGTACCGCGTCCAGCTCGGGGCCGACCTGACGTTCGACGACGTCGCGGCGCGTGTGCCGTACTACGCGTCGCTCGGCGTGACGCACGTGTACCTGTCCCCCGTCCTGACGGCAGCGCCCGGGTCGACCCACGGGTACGACGTCGTCGACCACGACGAGGTCTCCCCCGTGCTCGGCGGCGAGGACGGGCTGCGCCGCCTCGCCGACGTCGCCCACGAGGCCGGGCTCGGCCTGGTCCTCGACATCGTGCCCAACCACATGGCCGTGCCCACGCCGGTGTGGCACAACCGCGCCCTGTGGTCGGTGCTGACGCACGGCCCGGAGTCGCCGTACGCGGCGTGGTTCGACGTCGACTGGTCGTCGGGCGACGGCGCCGTGCTCATGCCGGTGCTGGGCGACCGCATCGGCGCCGTCCTCGCGCGCGACGAGCTGCGCCTGGTCGAGGAGGACGTGCCCGGGGTCGGCACCACGTGGGTGCTGCGGTACCACGACCACGTCTTCCCCGTCCGGGCCGGCACGGAGGCGCTGCCGCTGGGCGAGCTCGTCGAGCGGCAGCACTACCGGCTCGCGTACTGGAAGGTCGCGGACGAGGAGCTCAACTACCGGCGCTTCTTCGACGTCGGCACGCTCGTGGCGATCCGCGTCGAGGAGCCGGAGGTGTTCGACGCCACCCACGCGCTCGTGCTGCGGCTGCTGCGCGACGGCGTGATCGACGGCCTGCGCATCGACCACCCCGACGGCCTCGCCGACCCCTCCGGCTACCTGGCGCGGCTGCGCGAGGCCACCGACGGCGCCTGGGTCGTCGTGGAGAAGATCCTCGCGGGCGAGGAGGAGCTGCCCGGCGACTGGGACACCGCGGGCAGCACCGGGTACGAGGCGCTGTGGCGCATCCAGCAGACGTTCACCGACCCCGGGGGCGCCGCGCGGCTCGGGGCGCTGATGCACCGGTACACCGGCGACGAGCCGGACGCGTTCGAGCGGCTGGTCGACGAGGCCAAGCGGCAGATCGTCGACGGCCCGCTGTACGCCGAGGTGCACCGGCTCACCACGATCGCGGCGGAGATCTGCCACGAGGACCTGCGCCTGCGCGACCACACGTGGCGCTCGATCGAGGAGTGCCTCGTCGAGCTCCTCGTCGCGTTCGACCGCTACCGCGCCTACGTCGTGCCCGGCGAGGCGCCCTCGCACGAGCAGGTCGCGGTCCTGCAGGCCGCGGCCGGGCGTGCCCGCCGCCGCCTGCCTGCGGAGCGCCACGAGACGATGTCCGTGCTGGTGGACCTGCTGCTGGGCCGCGAGGTCGGCTCCGCCGGCCGCACGCGCGACCCGCGTCGCGACGAGCTGGTCGTGCGCTTCCAGCAGACGTGCGGCGCCGTCATGGCCAAGGGCGTCGAGGACACCGCGTTCTACCGCTGGACCCACCTCGTCGCGCTGTGCGAGGTCGGCGGCGAGCCCGACCGGTTCGCGTTCACGCCGACCGACCTCGCCGCCTGGGCGTCGCGCGCGCAGGTCGCCACGCCCCTGGGCATGACGACGTTGTCGACGCACGACACCAAGCGCGGCGAGGACACGCGTGCCCGCATCGGGGTGCTGTCGGAGCTGCCGACGGAGTGGGCGGCGCTCGTCGACGACCTGCGCCGCGCCACCGCCGGCTACCGGGGTGCGCTGCTCGACGGGCGCACGGAGTACCTGCTGTGGCAGACGCTCGTGGGCACGTGGGACGGCCAGGCGCCGATCGAGGAGCAGCGCCTCGTCGACTACCTCACGAAGGCGATCCGCGAGGCGAAGTCGCGCACCTCGTGGACGGCGCCGGACACGGCGTACGAGGAGGCCGTGCTCGGCACCGCGACGCGCGCGGTCGCCGACCCGGCCGTGCTCGAGCTGCTGGCCGCGTGGGACGCCCGCACGCACGAGGCGGTGCGCGCCGCGACGCTCGGCACGAAGCTCGTGCAGCTGACGCTGCCCGGGATCGCGGACGTCTACCAGGGCACCGAGGTCCCCGTCCTGTCGCTCGTCGACCCGGACAACCGCCGGCCCGTGGACGCGGACGCGCTCGCCGCGCGCCTGCACCGGCTCGACGGGGGCGCCGGCGCCCGGTCGCTGGCGGACGAGAAGATGCTCGTCACGTCCCGCGCCGTGCGGCTGCGCCGCGACCTGCCCGAGGCGTTCGTGGGGCCGGACGCGGGCTTCGTCCCGCTCCCCCACTCCTCGGGGCACACGCTCACGTACGCGCGCACGGTCGCGGGCCAGCCGCGGGTCGCGGTCGTCGCGACGCGTCTGGCCGCCGCGGTCGAGCGGCTCGGCGGGTGGGCCGACCACACGGTCGCGCTGCCCGAGGGCACGTGGCACGACGTCCTCACCGACCGTTCCGTGACCGGGGGTGTGCAGCCGGTCGCCGAGCTGCTCGAGCGCCTGCCGGTGGCCCTGCTCGTGCACGAGGAGCACTGA
- the treZ gene encoding malto-oligosyltrehalose trehalohydrolase, with protein sequence MTYVPEVWAPAAGRVELVLPSGAPEGVDVGGARADARGPGLRVPMDAVRDGWWRGPAPLPHGTDYAFALDGGPGRPDPRAAWLPDGVHGAARVFDAGRFAWTDTGWSGVDVRGKVFYELHVGTFTPEGTLTSAIERLDHLVGLGVDVVELLPVAGFNGRHGWGYDGVALWAVHEPYGGPEALQAFVDAAHARGLAVCLDVVHNHLGPSGNYLHEFGPYFTDEHHTPWGAAINLDQEGAEHVRRWIVDSVLRWARDFHVDAFRLDAVHALVDESDRHLLAQLSDEVAALSAELGRPLSLVAETDLNDVVSVTPTAEGGWGMTGQWADDVHHSIHALVTGERHGYYVDFGSPETLRTALTGAFVHTGEMSTFRGKPWGRPVPDDVDGHRFVVFDANHDQVGNRALGDRPSSRVDAGGLAAQAALVLLSPFTPLLFMGEEWGARTPWMFFTDHPEPELAEAVREGRTKEFGGHGWESLYGGEIEVPDPQDPATFERSRLDWSEPAQPEHARLLDWYRELVALRRQVPDLASGDRSRVALDVHAVEGQGDGPWQGALVLHRGDARVVLNLAHEPAAVPVPLSAPVEVRAAWDGGVVQPAEHPDGPVVVELPARSVVVLA encoded by the coding sequence ATGACCTACGTCCCCGAGGTGTGGGCGCCCGCCGCCGGCCGCGTCGAGCTCGTGCTGCCGTCCGGCGCGCCCGAGGGCGTCGACGTCGGCGGTGCCCGGGCCGACGCGCGCGGCCCGGGTCTGCGCGTGCCGATGGACGCCGTCCGTGACGGCTGGTGGCGCGGGCCCGCTCCCCTGCCGCACGGCACCGACTACGCGTTCGCGCTCGACGGCGGCCCCGGCCGCCCCGACCCGCGGGCCGCGTGGCTCCCGGACGGCGTGCACGGCGCGGCCCGCGTGTTCGACGCGGGGCGCTTCGCGTGGACGGACACCGGCTGGAGCGGTGTCGACGTGCGCGGCAAGGTCTTCTACGAGCTGCACGTCGGCACGTTCACGCCCGAGGGCACGCTGACGTCCGCGATCGAGCGGCTCGACCACCTGGTCGGGCTCGGGGTGGACGTCGTCGAGCTGCTGCCGGTGGCCGGCTTCAACGGCCGGCACGGCTGGGGGTACGACGGCGTCGCGCTGTGGGCGGTCCACGAGCCGTACGGCGGACCGGAGGCCCTGCAGGCGTTCGTGGACGCCGCGCACGCGCGCGGTCTGGCGGTGTGCCTCGACGTCGTGCACAACCACCTCGGCCCGTCGGGGAACTACCTGCACGAGTTCGGGCCGTACTTCACCGACGAGCACCACACGCCCTGGGGCGCGGCGATCAACCTCGACCAGGAGGGCGCCGAGCACGTCCGGCGCTGGATCGTCGACAGCGTGCTGCGCTGGGCGCGCGACTTCCACGTGGACGCCTTCCGTCTGGACGCCGTCCACGCGCTGGTCGACGAGTCCGACCGGCACCTGCTCGCGCAGCTCTCCGACGAGGTGGCCGCGCTGTCGGCGGAGCTGGGCCGCCCGCTCTCGCTCGTCGCCGAGACCGACCTCAACGACGTCGTCTCGGTCACGCCCACGGCCGAGGGCGGGTGGGGCATGACCGGCCAGTGGGCCGACGACGTGCACCACAGCATCCACGCGCTCGTCACCGGCGAGCGGCACGGCTACTACGTCGACTTCGGCTCCCCCGAGACGCTGCGCACGGCGCTCACGGGTGCGTTCGTGCACACCGGGGAGATGTCGACGTTCCGCGGGAAGCCGTGGGGCCGGCCCGTGCCGGACGACGTCGACGGGCACCGGTTCGTCGTCTTCGACGCCAACCACGACCAGGTGGGCAACCGCGCGCTCGGCGACCGCCCGTCGTCGCGCGTCGACGCCGGCGGGCTGGCCGCGCAGGCCGCGCTCGTGCTGCTCTCCCCGTTCACGCCCCTGCTGTTCATGGGCGAGGAGTGGGGCGCCCGCACCCCGTGGATGTTCTTCACCGACCACCCCGAGCCCGAGCTGGCCGAGGCGGTCCGCGAGGGCCGCACGAAGGAGTTCGGCGGCCACGGCTGGGAGAGCCTGTACGGCGGCGAGATCGAGGTGCCGGACCCGCAGGACCCGGCGACGTTCGAGCGCAGCCGCCTCGACTGGTCCGAGCCGGCGCAGCCGGAGCACGCGCGCCTGCTCGACTGGTACCGCGAGCTCGTCGCGCTGCGCCGGCAGGTGCCGGACCTCGCGTCGGGTGACCGGAGCCGCGTGGCGCTCGACGTGCACGCCGTCGAGGGGCAGGGCGACGGGCCGTGGCAGGGGGCGCTCGTGCTGCACCGCGGTGACGCCCGCGTGGTGCTGAACCTGGCGCACGAGCCGGCCGCGGTGCCGGTGCCGCTCTCCGCGCCCGTCGAGGTCCGTGCCGCGTGGGACGGCGGGGTCGTCCAGCCGGCCGAGCACCCCGACGGCCCCGTCGTCGTGGAGCTCCCCGCGCGCAGCGTGGTCGTCCTGGCCTGA
- the zapE gene encoding cell division protein ZapE, protein MTPAVPASLTARRPQVPADRLLAELVPPRHFAHESFDTYRPDPAHASQAQALARLREVAQTLARPAARSGWFGRRRPAQAPAVYLDGGFGVGKTHLLASLAHAVGTEQAAFGTFVEYTNLVGALGFGPTVEALGGKRLVCIDEFELDDPGDTVLMSRLLRELADRGVALAATSNTLPESLGEGRFAAEDFLREIQALADRFEVIRIDGEDHRHRAATTHAATVPDARLRAVVAGRDDATLDDLGALLEHLSQVHPSRYGALLDGVGLVALTDVAPVDRQDVALRLVVLVDRLYDRDVPVLVAREGVTDAGLDLFTPEMLRGGYRKKYYRALSRLGALAAEGAALAAERPAA, encoded by the coding sequence GTGACTCCCGCCGTGCCGGCCTCGCTCACCGCGCGCCGCCCCCAGGTGCCCGCGGACCGCCTGCTCGCCGAGCTCGTGCCCCCGCGCCACTTCGCGCACGAGTCGTTCGACACCTACCGGCCCGACCCCGCGCACGCGTCGCAGGCGCAGGCGCTCGCCCGCCTGCGCGAGGTCGCGCAGACGCTCGCCCGGCCCGCGGCCCGCAGCGGGTGGTTCGGCCGCCGGCGCCCGGCGCAGGCTCCCGCGGTCTACCTCGACGGCGGGTTCGGGGTCGGCAAGACCCACCTGCTCGCGTCCCTGGCGCACGCCGTGGGCACCGAGCAGGCGGCGTTCGGCACGTTCGTCGAGTACACCAACCTCGTCGGGGCCCTCGGGTTCGGGCCCACCGTGGAGGCGCTCGGCGGGAAGCGGCTCGTCTGCATCGACGAGTTCGAGCTCGACGACCCGGGCGACACGGTGCTCATGTCCCGCCTGCTGCGCGAGCTGGCCGACCGGGGCGTCGCGCTGGCGGCGACGTCGAACACCCTCCCCGAGTCGCTCGGCGAGGGCCGGTTCGCCGCTGAGGACTTCCTGCGGGAGATCCAGGCTCTCGCCGACCGGTTCGAGGTGATCCGGATCGACGGCGAGGACCACCGGCACCGGGCCGCCACGACCCACGCCGCCACCGTGCCCGACGCGCGGCTGCGCGCGGTCGTGGCCGGCCGCGACGACGCCACGCTCGACGACCTCGGCGCCCTGCTCGAGCACCTGTCCCAGGTGCACCCGAGCCGCTACGGCGCGCTGCTCGACGGGGTGGGCCTCGTGGCGCTGACCGACGTGGCGCCGGTCGACCGCCAGGACGTCGCGCTGCGCCTCGTGGTGCTCGTCGACCGCCTGTACGACCGCGACGTGCCCGTGCTCGTCGCGCGCGAGGGCGTCACGGACGCGGGGCTCGACCTGTTCACGCCCGAGATGCTGCGGGGCGGCTACCGCAAGAAGTACTACCGGGCGCTGTCCCGGCTCGGGGCCCTCGCGGCCGAGGGTGCGGCGCTCGCCGCGGAGCGGCCCGCCGCCTGA
- a CDS encoding nitrite/sulfite reductase: MAQTPVVAPPKRPEGQWAFGEREPLNANEKFKAEDDGLNVRHRIETVYAREGFASIPGEDLRGRMRWWGLYTQRKPGIDGGKTATLEPHELDDEYFMLRVRCDGGALSVPQLRAIADVSTQFGRGTADITDRQNIQLHWVRIEDVPEIWRRLEAVGLSTQEACGDTPRVVLGSPVAGVAKDEIIDGTPAIEEITRRFIGDPAFSNLPRKFKTAISGSPHHDVAHEINDVSFVGVVHPELGPGFDLWVGGALSTNPKLAVRLGAFVTLEQVPEVWAGVTGIFRDYGYRRLRNRARLKFLVADWGAEVFRDVLEREYLGHALPDGPEPPPPPSGRRDHVGVHEQVDGLRYVGAAPTVGRVSGPLLAQVADLAEAAGADRIRLTVEQKLVVLDVLPERVDALVEGLEAIGLRVRAASTFRRGTMACTGIEFCKLAIVETKARAAALVDELERRMPDFEQPITINLNGCPNSCARIQVADIGLKGVLAPDGSDAYQVHLGGGLGLTSGLGRTLRGLRVPAAELPDYVERVTRRYDEQRLDGELFAEWAHRADEEDLR; encoded by the coding sequence GTGGCGCAGACACCCGTCGTGGCACCCCCCAAGCGACCCGAGGGCCAGTGGGCCTTCGGCGAGCGCGAGCCGCTGAACGCGAACGAGAAGTTCAAGGCCGAGGACGACGGTCTCAACGTGCGGCATCGCATCGAGACCGTCTACGCCCGTGAGGGCTTCGCGTCGATCCCGGGCGAGGACCTGCGCGGCCGCATGCGCTGGTGGGGCCTGTACACCCAGCGCAAGCCCGGCATCGACGGCGGCAAGACCGCCACGCTCGAGCCGCACGAGCTCGACGACGAGTACTTCATGCTGCGCGTGCGGTGCGACGGCGGCGCGCTGTCGGTCCCGCAGCTGCGCGCGATCGCCGACGTCTCGACGCAGTTCGGCCGCGGGACGGCGGACATCACGGACCGGCAGAACATCCAGCTGCACTGGGTGCGCATCGAGGACGTGCCCGAGATCTGGCGCCGCCTGGAGGCCGTCGGGCTCAGCACGCAGGAGGCCTGCGGCGACACCCCCCGCGTCGTGCTCGGCTCCCCCGTCGCCGGCGTGGCGAAGGACGAGATCATCGACGGCACGCCCGCGATCGAGGAGATCACGCGCCGCTTCATCGGCGACCCCGCGTTCTCCAACCTGCCGCGCAAGTTCAAGACGGCCATCAGCGGCTCGCCGCACCACGACGTCGCGCACGAGATCAACGACGTGTCGTTCGTCGGCGTGGTCCACCCCGAGCTCGGCCCCGGCTTCGACCTGTGGGTCGGCGGGGCGCTGTCGACGAACCCGAAGCTCGCCGTGCGGCTCGGCGCCTTCGTCACGCTCGAGCAGGTGCCCGAGGTGTGGGCCGGCGTCACCGGGATCTTCCGCGACTACGGCTACCGCCGGCTGCGCAACCGCGCGCGCCTGAAGTTCCTCGTCGCCGACTGGGGCGCCGAGGTGTTCCGCGACGTGCTGGAGCGCGAGTACCTCGGCCACGCGCTGCCCGACGGGCCCGAGCCGCCCCCGCCGCCGTCCGGTCGCCGGGACCACGTCGGCGTGCACGAGCAGGTCGACGGCCTGCGGTACGTGGGGGCCGCGCCGACCGTGGGGCGGGTCTCCGGGCCGCTGCTCGCGCAGGTCGCGGACCTCGCGGAGGCGGCGGGGGCCGACCGGATCCGGCTCACCGTCGAGCAGAAGCTCGTCGTGCTCGACGTGCTCCCCGAGCGCGTGGACGCGCTGGTCGAGGGGCTCGAGGCGATCGGGCTGCGCGTGCGCGCCGCCTCGACGTTCCGGCGCGGGACGATGGCCTGCACGGGCATCGAGTTCTGCAAGCTCGCGATCGTCGAGACCAAGGCGCGCGCGGCCGCGCTGGTCGACGAGCTCGAGCGGCGGATGCCGGACTTCGAGCAGCCGATCACGATCAACCTCAACGGCTGCCCGAACTCCTGCGCGCGGATCCAGGTGGCCGACATCGGCCTCAAGGGCGTGCTCGCGCCCGACGGCTCCGACGCCTACCAGGTGCACCTCGGCGGGGGGCTGGGCCTCACGAGCGGTCTCGGGCGCACGCTGCGCGGCCTGCGCGTGCCGGCGGCCGAGCTGCCGGACTACGTCGAGCGCGTGACGCGCCGCTACGACGAGCAGCGCCTGGACGGCGAGCTCTTCGCCGAGTGGGCCCACCGGGCGGACGAGGAGGACCTGCGATGA
- a CDS encoding phosphoadenylyl-sulfate reductase, protein MSAVAGPLTGVSPDELRALAEQAGRDLEGAHPSEILRWAADRFGPDLVVASSMGDEVLVDLAARTVPGIDVIFLDTGYHFAETIGTRDYYADFTDVRLRTVLPLLTVEQQDAAHGPRLHERDPNLCCALRKVEPLERGLAPYTAWVTGMRREDAPTRSDITVVGWDAKRSKVKLNPLAAWTQDDVDAYVAEHHVVLNPLREAGYTSIGCAPCTRPVAPGEDPRAGRWAGTNKTECGLHT, encoded by the coding sequence GTGAGCGCCGTCGCCGGCCCCCTGACGGGGGTCTCGCCCGACGAGCTGCGCGCCCTGGCCGAGCAGGCCGGGCGCGACCTCGAGGGCGCGCACCCGAGCGAGATCCTGCGGTGGGCCGCGGACCGGTTCGGCCCCGACCTGGTCGTGGCGTCGTCCATGGGCGACGAGGTGCTCGTCGACCTCGCCGCGAGGACCGTGCCGGGCATCGACGTGATCTTCCTCGACACCGGCTACCACTTCGCGGAGACCATCGGCACGCGCGACTACTACGCCGACTTCACCGACGTGCGGCTGCGCACCGTCCTGCCCCTGCTGACGGTCGAGCAGCAGGACGCCGCGCACGGGCCCCGGCTGCACGAGCGCGACCCGAACCTGTGCTGCGCGCTGCGCAAGGTCGAGCCGCTCGAGCGGGGCCTCGCGCCGTACACCGCGTGGGTCACGGGGATGCGCCGCGAGGACGCGCCCACACGGTCCGACATCACGGTCGTCGGCTGGGACGCGAAGCGGTCGAAGGTGAAGCTCAACCCCCTCGCGGCGTGGACCCAGGACGACGTCGACGCGTACGTCGCCGAGCACCACGTCGTCCTCAACCCCCTGCGCGAGGCGGGCTACACGTCCATCGGCTGCGCCCCCTGCACGCGTCCCGTCGCCCCGGGCGAGGACCCGCGGGCCGGGCGCTGGGCAGGCACGAACAAGACGGAATGCGGGCTGCACACATGA
- the cysD gene encoding sulfate adenylyltransferase subunit CysD, whose product MTTSTTTLPGATTTAAPPLTQLDALESEAIHVMREVAGEFERPVLLFSGGKDSIVMLHLARKAFWPAPVPFPVMHVDTGHNFPEVIAYRDATVAEHGLRLVVASVQDAIDDGRVVETPGGSRNPLQTVPLLDAITEHRFDAVFGGGRRDEEKARAKERMFSLRDEFGQWDPRRQRPELWDLYNGRHKPGEHVRVFPLSNWTELDVWRYIERERIPLPEIYYAHERDVFARDGMWLTAGGWGGPRPGEVVERRTVRYRTVGDMSCTGAVDSTAATVAEVIAEVAASRLTERGATRADDRASEAAMEDRKREGYF is encoded by the coding sequence ATGACGACGAGCACCACGACCCTGCCCGGCGCGACCACGACGGCCGCGCCGCCCCTGACCCAGCTCGACGCGCTGGAGTCCGAGGCGATCCACGTCATGCGCGAGGTCGCCGGCGAGTTCGAGCGCCCGGTGCTGCTGTTCTCGGGCGGCAAGGACTCGATCGTCATGCTGCACCTGGCACGCAAGGCGTTCTGGCCCGCGCCCGTCCCGTTCCCGGTCATGCACGTCGACACGGGGCACAACTTCCCCGAGGTCATCGCCTACCGGGACGCCACCGTCGCCGAGCACGGCCTGCGCCTGGTCGTCGCGAGCGTGCAGGACGCCATCGACGACGGCCGGGTCGTCGAGACGCCCGGCGGCTCGCGCAACCCGCTGCAGACGGTGCCGCTGCTCGACGCCATCACGGAGCACCGGTTCGACGCGGTGTTCGGCGGTGGGCGCCGCGACGAGGAGAAGGCGCGCGCGAAGGAGCGGATGTTCTCCCTGCGGGACGAGTTCGGGCAGTGGGACCCGCGTCGGCAGCGGCCCGAGCTGTGGGACCTGTACAACGGCCGGCACAAGCCGGGCGAGCACGTGCGCGTGTTCCCGCTGTCGAACTGGACCGAGCTCGACGTGTGGCGGTACATCGAGCGCGAGCGGATCCCGCTGCCGGAGATCTACTACGCGCACGAGCGGGACGTGTTCGCGCGCGACGGCATGTGGCTGACGGCCGGCGGCTGGGGCGGCCCCCGTCCCGGTGAGGTCGTCGAGCGCCGGACCGTGCGCTACCGGACGGTCGGGGACATGAGCTGCACGGGTGCGGTCGACTCGACGGCCGCGACGGTGGCCGAGGTCATCGCCGAGGTCGCCGCGAGCCGGCTGACCGAGCGCGGGGCGACCCGCGCGGACGACCGGGCCTCCGAGGCCGCCATGGAGGACCGCAAGCGCGAGGGGTACTTCTGA
- a CDS encoding sulfate adenylyltransferase subunit 1 — translation MGTQTTTDLPAAAGAADHAQRDLLRLATAGSVDDGKSTLIGRLLYDTKSVLADQLSAVERATRARGGDGTAVDLALLTDGLRAEREQGITIDVAYRYFSTARRAFVLADTPGHVQYTRNMVTGASTAELAIVLVDARKGVLEQTRRHAALTALLGVPHVVLAVNKMDLVGFDEPTFTAIAREFADYAHVLGLPDVHAVPLSALDGDNVVVRSDRTPWYDGPTLLELLEQVPVGRDAAAEALRLPVQYVIRPRTPEHPDYRGYAGKVASGVVRVGDELRVLPSGRTSRVVGIDTFDGPLAEAAAPLSVTVRLADDLDVARGDVLVPAAEDVATGQDLVGTVCWLTERRSVPGARVLVRTGTRTVRALLREVDARLDVDTLTVEQWDPVDTVRTIDATDTSSDAAPRSLGLNAIGRVRVRLAEPVVLDDYATHRRTGGFLLVDPSDGSTLAAGMVGPTLLDRLAPVRADERDDDWLAGAGI, via the coding sequence ATGGGCACCCAGACCACGACCGACCTCCCCGCGGCGGCCGGCGCCGCCGACCACGCGCAGCGCGACCTGCTGCGCCTGGCCACCGCCGGCTCGGTCGACGACGGCAAGAGCACGCTCATCGGGCGGCTGCTGTACGACACGAAGTCCGTGCTCGCCGACCAGCTCTCGGCCGTCGAGCGGGCGACGCGGGCGCGCGGCGGCGACGGGACGGCCGTCGACCTGGCGCTGCTGACCGACGGCCTGCGCGCCGAGCGCGAGCAGGGCATCACGATCGACGTCGCGTACCGGTACTTCTCGACCGCGCGCCGCGCGTTCGTCCTGGCGGACACGCCCGGGCACGTGCAGTACACGCGCAACATGGTGACGGGCGCCTCCACGGCCGAGCTCGCGATCGTGCTGGTGGACGCGCGCAAGGGCGTCCTCGAGCAGACCCGCCGGCACGCCGCGCTCACCGCGCTGCTGGGCGTCCCGCACGTCGTGCTCGCGGTGAACAAGATGGACCTCGTGGGCTTCGACGAGCCGACGTTCACCGCCATCGCGCGCGAGTTCGCGGACTACGCGCACGTGCTCGGACTCCCCGACGTGCACGCCGTGCCGCTGTCGGCGCTCGACGGCGACAACGTCGTGGTGCGCTCGGACCGGACCCCCTGGTACGACGGGCCCACGCTGCTCGAGCTGCTCGAGCAGGTGCCCGTCGGCCGTGACGCCGCCGCGGAGGCGCTGCGGCTGCCCGTGCAGTACGTCATCCGCCCGCGCACGCCCGAGCACCCCGACTACCGCGGGTACGCGGGCAAGGTCGCGTCCGGCGTCGTGCGGGTCGGTGACGAGCTGCGCGTGCTGCCGTCGGGACGCACCAGCCGGGTCGTGGGGATCGACACGTTCGACGGCCCGCTCGCCGAGGCGGCCGCGCCGCTGTCGGTGACCGTGCGCCTCGCCGACGACCTCGACGTCGCGCGCGGCGACGTGCTCGTCCCCGCGGCCGAGGACGTCGCCACCGGGCAGGACCTGGTCGGCACCGTCTGCTGGCTGACCGAGCGCCGCTCCGTCCCCGGGGCGCGCGTGCTCGTCCGCACCGGCACGCGCACGGTCCGCGCGCTGCTGCGGGAGGTCGACGCCCGCCTCGACGTCGACACCCTGACGGTCGAGCAGTGGGACCCCGTGGACACGGTGCGCACGATCGACGCCACGGACACGTCGTCGGACGCCGCGCCGCGCTCGCTCGGCCTCAACGCGATCGGCCGCGTGCGGGTGCGGCTCGCCGAGCCCGTCGTGCTCGACGACTACGCGACGCACCGCCGCACCGGTGGCTTCCTGCTCGTGGACCCGTCGGACGGCAGCACCCTCGCCGCCGGGATGGTCGGGCCGACGCTGCTCGACCGGCTCGCGCCCGTGCGGGCCGACGAGCGGGACGACGACTGGCTGGCCGGGGCCGGGATATGA